In bacterium, the genomic window GGTGCTCGACCTGCCGATCGTCGGCGCCGGCGACGGCTACTGGGACAGCCGCGCGCACGCACCGGATGAGAACATTCGCGTCGCGGACTTTCAGGAGACGATTCGGCTCATGGCCCGCATCGTGGAACGCTTCGCGGAGGACGGCTAGGAGAAGGCGGCCCGCTCAGGGCGCGCGCTGCGCGTCGCGCTCCATGAGGTACCCGGCGTACCGCTCCCGCAGCACCTTCTTGTCGAACTTGCCGACGCTCGTCTTCGGCACTTCGGCGATGAACACCACACAATCGGGCAGCCACCAGGACGGGAACCGCGCGGTCAGATGCGCGCGGATTTCGTCCTCCGTCAGGGTGCAGCCGGGTTTCGCGACCACGCACGCGAGCGGCCGCTCCTGCCACGTGGGGTGCGCGACGCCGACCACCGCCGCCTCGGCGACCGAGGCGTGCGCCATGATGGCGTTCTCGAGATCGACCGACGAGATCCACTCGCCGCCGGACTTGATCACGTCCTTCATCCGGTCGACGATGCCGAGGTAGCCCTCCGCATCCACCGTCGCCACGTCGCCGGTGTGGTACCAGCCGTCCTGAAACGTCGCCGGCGTGCGTGGATCGCGGTAGTATTCGTCCGCGATCCAGGGGCCGCGCAGCCACAATTCGCCCATCGTGGTCCCGTCCCACGGCACGTCCGCGCCGCCGGGGCTGACGATGCGCATCTCCAGACCGGGGGCCAGGAGCCCCTGGCGCCTCTTCACGTCGTACCGGCGGTCGTCGGGCCACCCCGCCATGTGCGCCTTGAGGAGGGACACGTGGGTGAGCGGTGCCGCCTCCGTCATGCCGTAGGCGTGCATGAACGACCCGCCGACCCGTTTCTCCCACGTCTCGATCAGCGCGCGCGGCGGCGCGGAGCCGCCGCACACCACCCGCCCGAGGCTTGACAGATCGAACGTCTCCTTCTCGAGCAGCGCGAGCACCGCCATCCACACGGTGGGGACGCCCGCGCCGAGCGTCACCCGCTCGCGCTGGATCAACTCGCAGACGGCGCGCGGGTCGGGACGGGGGCCGGGAAGGACGAGCTTCGCGCCCATCCAGACGGCCGCGAACGGCAGCCCCCACGCGTTCACATGAAACATCGGCACGACCGGCAGGATGACGTCCCGGTGCGACACGCCCACCGTATCCGCGAGCGACAACGCGAGGCTGTGGAGCCACAGGGCCCGGTGGGTGAAGGTGACCCCTTTCGGCAGCCCGGTCGTCGCGGAAGAGAAGCACATGCCGGCGGCGTCCCATTCGTCGAGGTTCGGCCAGCGCGGCAGCGGCTCGGCCGACGAGACCAGCGCTTCGTATGAGGACGTGGCCGGCAGGCGCGTTGCCGGAAGGTCCCCGTCGCTCATGACCACGATGCGTCTCACGGTCGCCAGTTCCGAGGCAACCGACTCGAGCAGAGGGAGCAGATCCGGATCGACGAGGATCACGGCGTCCTCGGCGTGGTTGATGATGTGCGTCAGGTGCGCCGGCGGGAGGCGCAAATTTAGGGTGTGGAGGACCGCGCCGATTGACGGGATCGCGAAGTACGCTTCCAGGTGGCGGTGATGATTCCAGGCCAGCGTCGCCACGCGGTCGCCTTTTCGCACCCCAAGTGCCAGGAGCGCGGAGCCCAACCGGCGGACGCGCGGGGCGAAGTCACCGAACGTGTAGCGAAAGACCCCGGCGTCGGTCCGCGACACGATCTCCTGCCGTGGGAAAAATCGTTCGCCCCGGTCGAGCATCGCCGGCAGCGTCAACTGGTAGCGCATCGTCGCCATGGTCTCCCCCTCCCGCGCCGCCGCCCTAACCGGGGACCTCGACGATCGCGGCGATTCCTTGACCCCCGCCGATACAGAGCGCGGCCAGGCCGTAGCGCCCTCCACGGTGACGAAGCTCGTAGAGCAGGGTCAGGAGCAGCCGCGCCCCGCTCGCGCCGATCGGATGGCCGAGCGCGATCGCTCCGCCGTTCGGGTTCACGCGGGCGCGATCGAGTCCCAGCTCCGCCTCGACGGCGAGATATTGCGCGGCGAAGGCCTCGTTCATCTCCACAAGATCCATCTGCTCGAGCCGCAACTCGCCGCGCGCGAGCGCTTCCCGGCTCGCGGGGACCGGGCCGATGCCCATGATCTCCGGCGGCACGCCCACGGCCGCCCAGGACACCAGCCGGCCGAGCGGCCGCCCGCCGAGACGCTCCGCGGCGCCGGCCGAGGCCAGCACGACCGCGGCGGCGCCGTCGTTGATGCCGCTGCTGTTCCCCGCGGTGACTGTGCCGTTCTCGCGGAATCGCGCCGGTAATTTCGCCAGCCGCTCCGCGGTCGTCTCCGATCTGATGTGCTCGTCGTGTTCGACGGGGGGCGCACCGGCGGCGGCGCCGGACGGGGCGACCGGCACGATCTCCTCGGCAAATCGGCCCGCCGCCCGGGCGCGGGCGGCGAGGGTGTGACTTCGGGCCGCAAACGCGTCCTGCGCCTCGCGCGTGAGGCGGTAGCGGCCGGCGAGGTTTTCCGCGGTCTCCGCCATGCCGAGTCCGCACCCCGCGTCGGTCAGCGCCGCCCACAGCGAGTCCTCGAGGGAGGCGGGACCAAGCGGCAGGCCTTCCCGCGCCCCGCGAATCACAAACGGCGCCTGGCTCATGTTCTCGGTGCCGCCCGCGAGCACCACCTCGGCTTCCCCGGCGTCGATCAGGCGCGCGCCGTACACGGCGGCTTCGAGCCCCGACCCGCACAGGCGATTGATCGTCACCGCCGGGCACTCGATCCGCGTTCCGGCGGCGAGCCCGACGTGGCGCGCGAGGTAGACCGCGTCCGCGCTCGACTGCACGACGTTGCCGAAGGCGACGTGGTCCACCGCGCCCGGCGCGATCCGCGACCGGGCGAGCGCGCCCCGCGCCGCCGCGGCCCCGAGTTGCGTCGCGGTGACGCGACGGAAGCCGCCGCCGAAGCGGCCGAAGGCGGTCCGCGCGCCGTCGAGGATGTACACGCCGCTCAAGCCGGGATCCCCCGCACCTGCGGCCGGTGGTCGACGTCCTGCGGCACCGGCCGGAGGCGACGTTCGCCGGTGGCCGCGGCACACTCCTTCAACGGGCGGCAGATATGCATGCCGGGAGATGTGTCGCTTCGATGCCCCGCTAGATCTCGATCAGGCGGTACATCTGCTCCGGTTTCTGCGCCCGGAGCACCGGCAGGGAGACGTTGTAGACGGGAATGCCCTGCGGCGTCCGTCCCTCCGGCGCGCCGTGGTGGGCGTGCGCGTGGAGCACGGCGGCGACGCCAAACCGGTCCAGCGGATCGGCCAGGCGGGACGAGCCGAGGAAGGGGAAGACTTCGGGCGCCTCGCCCTCGACCGTCTCGCGGATCGGCGCGTAGTGCAGCACGGCCACGGTCCGTTCCACGCCGTGCTCGGCTTTGAGCCGGGCCAGGGCCCGGTCGAGGATCAAGGCCTCGTTGACGGCGTCCTGGACGAATTGTTTCACCGCGTGCTCGCCCCACGGCTGCAACATGTGGCGGCCGAAGCCGCCGCCGAACCCCTTGGCGCCGACGAACCCGATGCCGTCGAGCACCAACGGCTCGATGGCCAGGATCGTCACGCCGCTGCGGCCGAGGATCTTGCGGAGCTCGTCCGGCGGCGCACTTTCGAAATCGTGGTTGCCGAGCACCGCGATCTTCGGAATCCGGCAGGCGGCGAGCGCTTCGGTCACCGCCTCGGCCTCGCGGGGGAAGCCGTGGTCGGTCAGATCACCGCAGAGGACGAGGACGTCCGCGCGGTCGTTCACCTCCGTGAACACCCGGCGCAGCGGTTCCGGCACCGCCTCCTGGACGTGCAGGTCACCCAGCGCGGCGATTCGCATGTCTCGTGCGGATCTTCCTGCGCGCGCGCCGCGCGATGTCGGCCCGGGCGTCGGCGTAGCCCCACACCGTCACGTCCGGCACATAATCGTAGGGCGTCAACAGCGTCCCGCGGCAGACGGAGAGGTCCGGACGCCGGCCGCGGCCGGCCTCGTTCCCGGCATGCTCGAGCCGTGCCACCAATTCGCGAAGCACCCACGCCGGCACGACGTCCCGTTCCGCGGGATACACGAACCGAAAGTTGACCAGGTGCCCGAGCAGGACCTCCCACTCCGGGCCCATGCGGTCGAGCAGCCGCCGCCAGTCGAGGGTGCGTCCCTGCCGGCGCAGGATGTGTGCGACGTCCGCCCCGTCGAACCGGTAGCGGTCCTGCACGAACGCCTTGCTCCAGATCATCTCCTCGGGCGGGATCAGCCGGACGCGGGAGCCGAGGAGCCGCGCCGGACGGGCGTGCTCGAACCACCGCTGGTCGACGTGGCAAATGCCGTTGCCGGACCCGTAGATGACGTCGATGAAGAGGTCCCCGCGGAAGACCTTGACGATCCAGGTCGGATCGGTCCGCTCGACCCGTTCGCCGGACTTGACGAGCGTGCGGACGACGCGGCTGTGGTCCCGGCGCGTGCAGAACACGTCGAGGTCTTTGGTATGGCGGACGATGCCGGCGTAGACGCGCAGGGCGTACGCCCCGCCGATCATGAACGGGATGCGGCCGCGCACGAGCGTGCGGAGCGCGTCCGCGTAGAATCGTTCGGCTTCGATGATGCCGGCTGTGATGCTCATCCCGCGCCATCGCCTCCCGGCCGATTCCCCTGCTACTAAGCCTACCCAGAACGAGTGGCGGCGGAGCAGACGGGGCGGGAGGGCCGGCGGCGCTCGCGCGGGGGCTATACTAGATGGCGAAGATCGGGGCTACGTCCAGCACGAACCCCGGCAACTCGGGGTCCAGCGCCACGGTTGTAGGATTCCGATGGACCTCCGGAGCCCGCCCAGGCCGGTGGACCTCGACGACCCGCTCCTCGGGATCGAGGAGCACCGCGATCTGGGCGCCGTTCGCGATGTAGGCGCGGATCTTTTCACGAAGCTCGGTGAGGGTGTTGCTCTCCGATCGGACTTCGAAGACCGCGTCCGGGCAGAGCGGGCCGAATTTCTTATGCTGCTCCGGACTGAGCGCGTCGAGTCGTGCGCGGCGCACCCAGGCGGCATCCGGGGCGAACACGGCGCCGTCAGGGAGACGAAAGCCGGTGGAAGAATCGAACGCTTTGCCGTTGCGGTTCGCTTCCGCCCAGTTCCCGAGTTGTCTGACGACTTCAGCGCTGCGGCCGCCGGACCCGAGCCCCGTCGGTGTCACGATAATTTCTCCCTTGGCCGTGCGTTCGAACTGATACCCGGGATTGCGTTCGGAGAGCGCCAGGAGCTCATCGTCTGAAACCTTGTAAGACAGGGCGAGGGTAATCGCCACGGCCACCGCCTCCGTGCGTACTGGCATCATCCTACCATGGTCGGGAGCCGCCAGGAAGCGGTGCGCGGCGCGGGCGTCTCAGGACAGCTTGAGGCGGACGACCTCCCCGGTGGTGGTCACGAACAGCAGGGCGACGCTCACGGGTGACTGCGTGCGTCTGTTAGGGCCCGTTCAACTCCGTCAGCACGAGGGCAACCCGGTCGCGGAGGTGCGCCAAATCGCGAAACGCCGCGGGTGAGGGCGCACCGGATGCGAGCACCCGGCCGAGCGACTCCTGCACCGGTGTGAGCGACGCCCGGATCTCAGCGGCCGCGGCGTCAAGGTCACGCGTCCACCGGGACCGTACGGCGCCCGGGACGTGTCGCCCGGCCGGGCTCGCCAGCGTGCCGCGCACGAGCTCCACGGTGGTCCCCGTGGCCTCGCCTGCATCGACGCACGACTTTGCCACCGACAGGACCGGCACGCTTCCGGCCCGACGAGCGGCGGCGCATTGCTCCCGCAGGTGCTCGAGAAGGTCCGCGAGTTGTGCGGCCATCGGCTCGAGAATGTCGCCGACGTCCATGCCGGTGTCCCCTGAGCCAGAGGCGCCGGTTGCAAACTCGCCCGTGCGCTCCGAAGGCTTCGACGGCTGAGGGGCCGCCGCCGCGGTACGGGCATCCGCAGACGACCCTGGGACGACTTGGGCGCCGGCCTGACCGTAATGTGCGCCACGGCCGAGCACCGCGAACGCGCCGGCCACCACGACGGCGGCGAGCAGTCCGCCGAGCTGGCTTCGGGAGACCATGCGCTACAGCCGGAAACGCACGATCTGTCCGGTGGTGGTGACGAAAATCAGCTGGCCCGCGGTCCGCCCCGGACCGATCCGGAACACCGTGGCGCCTCGGATGTCGTGAAGCGGGAGGATCGTCGTCACGTCGAAGTGGTTGCGCAGGAAGTGCGTCGAGGGATCGCTTTGGTACATCTGTCCTGCAGTGTCGACCAGCAGAAAATGTTCCCGGTCGACGCTCACCGGATCGACGCCGACGTTCTGCACGCGCAGATCAATCATGACGTACACGTCGCTCTCCCCGACGACGCGCGAGTACTCGGGGCGTCCGAGGTGGATGGCGAGGTGGCCGGCCGGATACGCCCACTGCGTCACGAGGACGACGGTGCTCGCCAGCACCAGGGCGGTGGCCAGTTGGAAGGCGCGTCTTGTGATTGTGGTCACGGGCGCCGACTCCCGGCGCCGTCGCTCGGGGCCGACACGCGCTCTGACGGAACCGCCGCCGGGGCCGGTTGAGACAGGCGGTCGAGAAAGTACCGGGCGGTCACATCGTAGCCCGGAATCTCGCTCACTTTCTTCCAGATCCGAATCGCGCCCGCGCGATCGCCGCCGTCGGCGAGAATGTGCGCGGCGATCCACAGGGCCTGGAACCTCGCCGTGTCATTATCGGTGACGCGGGCGGCCCGCTCGGCCCTGGCCGCACCGTCCGCCGGATCGTGCAGGAACCTCCAGTACACCCATGCCACCCCGGTCAGCAGGCTGGCGTCGCGCGGGTTGTTGCGGATGCCCTCTTCGTAGAACGCCACCGCCTCATGGGCCCGCCCGAAGTGGAAGGCCAACCACTGCCCGCCGAGGGCGTAGGCGTCGATGAAGTGCGGGTTGAGCCAGGTGATGAGCCGAACGAGCGGCATCAGCGCTTCGTCGTCGGCGCGAAGGATATCGCCGTTGACGATTCGGCGGCGATGCTGATACTCGTCGACGCGCAGCCACAGGAAATCCGCGAGCAGGCCCCGGATCTGGCCGGCGAAACTGCGCACCACGAGGGCGGCGGCAGTGAACGGCACGCCGGCCTCGTCGTTGACGATCGGCCGGTAGACGTCGACCATGGCCTGGGTCCCGGCCACGCAGGCCAGCAGCACAGCGGCGGTGACGACGAGCCGCAGCCGGGTCCGGGACGCCGCCATCAG contains:
- a CDS encoding long-chain fatty acid--CoA ligase, producing the protein MRYQLTLPAMLDRGERFFPRQEIVSRTDAGVFRYTFGDFAPRVRRLGSALLALGVRKGDRVATLAWNHHRHLEAYFAIPSIGAVLHTLNLRLPPAHLTHIINHAEDAVILVDPDLLPLLESVASELATVRRIVVMSDGDLPATRLPATSSYEALVSSAEPLPRWPNLDEWDAAGMCFSSATTGLPKGVTFTHRALWLHSLALSLADTVGVSHRDVILPVVPMFHVNAWGLPFAAVWMGAKLVLPGPRPDPRAVCELIQRERVTLGAGVPTVWMAVLALLEKETFDLSSLGRVVCGGSAPPRALIETWEKRVGGSFMHAYGMTEAAPLTHVSLLKAHMAGWPDDRRYDVKRRQGLLAPGLEMRIVSPGGADVPWDGTTMGELWLRGPWIADEYYRDPRTPATFQDGWYHTGDVATVDAEGYLGIVDRMKDVIKSGGEWISSVDLENAIMAHASVAEAAVVGVAHPTWQERPLACVVAKPGCTLTEDEIRAHLTARFPSWWLPDCVVFIAEVPKTSVGKFDKKVLRERYAGYLMERDAQRAP
- a CDS encoding acetyl-CoA C-acyltransferase, with the protein product MSGVYILDGARTAFGRFGGGFRRVTATQLGAAAARGALARSRIAPGAVDHVAFGNVVQSSADAVYLARHVGLAAGTRIECPAVTINRLCGSGLEAAVYGARLIDAGEAEVVLAGGTENMSQAPFVIRGAREGLPLGPASLEDSLWAALTDAGCGLGMAETAENLAGRYRLTREAQDAFAARSHTLAARARAAGRFAEEIVPVAPSGAAAGAPPVEHDEHIRSETTAERLAKLPARFRENGTVTAGNSSGINDGAAAVVLASAGAAERLGGRPLGRLVSWAAVGVPPEIMGIGPVPASREALARGELRLEQMDLVEMNEAFAAQYLAVEAELGLDRARVNPNGGAIALGHPIGASGARLLLTLLYELRHRGGRYGLAALCIGGGQGIAAIVEVPG
- a CDS encoding metallophosphoesterase, with translation MRIAALGDLHVQEAVPEPLRRVFTEVNDRADVLVLCGDLTDHGFPREAEAVTEALAACRIPKIAVLGNHDFESAPPDELRKILGRSGVTILAIEPLVLDGIGFVGAKGFGGGFGRHMLQPWGEHAVKQFVQDAVNEALILDRALARLKAEHGVERTVAVLHYAPIRETVEGEAPEVFPFLGSSRLADPLDRFGVAAVLHAHAHHGAPEGRTPQGIPVYNVSLPVLRAQKPEQMYRLIEI
- a CDS encoding Uma2 family endonuclease; protein product: MAITLALSYKVSDDELLALSERNPGYQFERTAKGEIIVTPTGLGSGGRSAEVVRQLGNWAEANRNGKAFDSSTGFRLPDGAVFAPDAAWVRRARLDALSPEQHKKFGPLCPDAVFEVRSESNTLTELREKIRAYIANGAQIAVLLDPEERVVEVHRPGRAPEVHRNPTTVALDPELPGFVLDVAPIFAI
- a CDS encoding DUF4352 domain-containing protein — encoded protein: MTTITRRAFQLATALVLASTVVLVTQWAYPAGHLAIHLGRPEYSRVVGESDVYVMIDLRVQNVGVDPVSVDREHFLLVDTAGQMYQSDPSTHFLRNHFDVTTILPLHDIRGATVFRIGPGRTAGQLIFVTTTGQIVRFRL